Sequence from the Dehalococcoidia bacterium genome:
CAGGAAGAGATAACCGTATCGGCGCCGGTGGCTTTTACCGCCTCTATGTTCTTCTTTATCGTTTCGACAAAGACGTCCCATTTGCCGGCGACTAACATGGGCGTGCCGCAGCAGTTCTCCTTCTCGCCGACGTAGGTGAAATCGACTCCGGCGGCGTCGAGCAGGCGCACGCTGGCCATGGCGATGTCGTGCTCGACGTAGCTTGCGGTGCAGCCGGCGAAATAGACATTTTTCGACTTGACGCCAGGCCCGTGCTTCGCTTTAAGATCGTCAGGGAACCATGCGGTGCGGTCCTTGCGGTAGCCGGCCCAGATATCGCCCTCTTTCTGTAGCGCCGCCGCCATCATCTCGAAGGGCGGGAAGGTCATGTTCTTCTTCTCGTCGATGAGCAGCCCGCGCAGCTTCATCCAGGATGGCTCGATGGGCAGGGACGCCGAGCAGCGCAGGTTGCACAGCTCGCAGGTCGTGCAGACGATCATCGTGTCGACCATGAACTGGTCCCACTCGGCACGGCCCTCCATGTATTCGCGCAGCCAGTACCATTTGCCGCGCGGCGACTGGCTTTCCCAGCCGCGCCCGTAGAACTGGTCGCACTCCTCGACGCAGTAGCCGCACTGGGAGCAGCCGTAGGCGTACCAGGCCACGTCGGCGGGGATGTCGCGCACGGGTTTCGTCGGCCTCTCTCCGATCTCGGGGATGACGCGGTTGCCGAGGGGGCGGATGAATGGTTCCATCACCTTGGCCAGATTCATGAAGATCCCGATGGGACCGTATGCGATAACCTTCTTCGGATTCATTATCCCGACGGGATCGATTTTCTTCTTGAATTCCCTCAGTTGCTTGAGGCGCCCCGCACCAAACACCTCCTCGGCTTTGCCGACGAAATATAACCCCGTGGCGTAAGGTCGTCCGCCGTGCCTTTCAGCTATCTTCATTATCGTCAGCGACAATCCGAAAACGAAATTATAGCTGAACTTCCTCTGGTCGCTGGGGATGAACCCAAGTATCACGACCTCGGGTTGCCCATCCTTGCCGTCACGGATGATAATGCCTTCCTTGACTATGGGCTGGGCTACCTTCTTCTCTATCTCGGCCATGACGTCGCCCATGGCCGACAGCGGTATGACCACCTCGGTGGGAACAAGGCTCGGCCCCAGCCGTTTCACTATCATAAGCTTGAAGCGGTGGTGCCATTCATGCCGCGCGATGGCCTCGCTCAGCATCTCGGCCTGGCACGGCTTGACTATTGATGCCAGCTTGTCGGTCACCTGCTGTCGGTCCTGCTCGCGGAAGGCCAGCGTTGTTATATACGCTGCGGGCAGCAGCACCCGCTCCTCGGCGGGGTGGCCGTAGTGTTCGCGGAGGGGGGCCTTGTTCTTCATCTCAGCCATGCGCGGGTTGATGAACATCATGGACCAGATGGGAAGCTTCGCATCTATTATGGCTTGTATCACCTGCTGCATGTCATGCGCATCCGGACAACCTATCGATATTATTCCCAGCTCCTCGAGCGGCTTCAGGCGAACGGTTACCTCGCTGATTAGACCGGTTGTGCCCTCGGCGTCGGCGATCAGCTTAAGGTCTTCGCCTGTGAATTCTTTTATAGCTCCGTCGGGCAGCACGACGCGGGCGCTGACAACATTATCGGGGAACCAGCCCATCTCGTATGAGCCGATGCCGGCTCCGCCCTGCGCCAGCCAGCCGCCGACTGTCGACGCAGGGTAGCTGGTGGGATACAGTCGCAGGGTCAGGCCTTGTTTGACCAACTCGCGGTCCAGCTTCTCCCAGACGACGCCCGATTGAACCGTCGCAGACCGGGCTTCCCTGTCGATTTTAATTATCTTGTTCATGCGATAGAAGTCTACGACAACACTCTTATTAACCGGCAGCACGCCGCCGTAGCCGGAGGAGGCCTTGCCGCGCGGGGTGAGCGGTATACGATTTTCGTTGGCCCAGCGCACCAGTTCGACCAGCTCCTCCTCGGTTTGAGGCTGCACCACAGCTTCGGGGACGGTATTGCCGATGAGCGGCTTTATCAGGCTGGGCATAGCGGCGATATCGTGTCCGTACAAAACACGTTCGGTCTTATTAAAGCAGGCTCTGTCGCCGAACCTGTCTTTTAAGAAGTCCTGCTGCTTCGATTTAACTTTGCCCATCTCGCAAGCCTCCTTTATGCTCTATCTATAGTTTGATGGATCCGGCCAGTGATTGCATATTCGACATCTGATCTTTAAGCACTCCCTGGACCAGGTC
This genomic interval carries:
- a CDS encoding FAD-binding and (Fe-S)-binding domain-containing protein encodes the protein MGKVKSKQQDFLKDRFGDRACFNKTERVLYGHDIAAMPSLIKPLIGNTVPEAVVQPQTEEELVELVRWANENRIPLTPRGKASSGYGGVLPVNKSVVVDFYRMNKIIKIDREARSATVQSGVVWEKLDRELVKQGLTLRLYPTSYPASTVGGWLAQGGAGIGSYEMGWFPDNVVSARVVLPDGAIKEFTGEDLKLIADAEGTTGLISEVTVRLKPLEELGIISIGCPDAHDMQQVIQAIIDAKLPIWSMMFINPRMAEMKNKAPLREHYGHPAEERVLLPAAYITTLAFREQDRQQVTDKLASIVKPCQAEMLSEAIARHEWHHRFKLMIVKRLGPSLVPTEVVIPLSAMGDVMAEIEKKVAQPIVKEGIIIRDGKDGQPEVVILGFIPSDQRKFSYNFVFGLSLTIMKIAERHGGRPYATGLYFVGKAEEVFGAGRLKQLREFKKKIDPVGIMNPKKVIAYGPIGIFMNLAKVMEPFIRPLGNRVIPEIGERPTKPVRDIPADVAWYAYGCSQCGYCVEECDQFYGRGWESQSPRGKWYWLREYMEGRAEWDQFMVDTMIVCTTCELCNLRCSASLPIEPSWMKLRGLLIDEKKNMTFPPFEMMAAALQKEGDIWAGYRKDRTAWFPDDLKAKHGPGVKSKNVYFAGCTASYVEHDIAMASVRLLDAAGVDFTYVGEKENCCGTPMLVAGKWDVFVETIKKNIEAVKATGADTVISSCPACDMMWRHAYPSWCKKLGIDYGISAKHYSEVIAEKIKSGEFAFPENGSKPCTVTWHDSCHIGRVSGVYEPPRDLIKAIPNVNFVEMSHHHECSHCCGSVLTLIKDPPVAADIGKIRLDEATEVGADKVLALCPCCEFQLRVSADKKNLPIEVVDLARFASSALGYKFPDPNPEVQKQWAVFEAMIALMTPQGFADLMGSMWPELINAMPFKMGPMMRAMGKIPGALPLMKPMFPILFPRLLPMMMPKVMPTMLKRVGERIPMPEYMAEQMPELMPKVMDNLMPHMIGDVVPLVTGPMIKYLQGRN